A window of Sulfobacillus thermosulfidooxidans contains these coding sequences:
- a CDS encoding Ger(x)C family spore germination C-terminal domain-containing protein — protein MARWQWKPWIMALLLPMITGCWDQRPIEQEAIVVGMGVTRNHQWTMVFPNVAVSVGSLTGIPPSQQFYSVTVKAKTWPQALEEAQAAIDRNISFGELQVLALDRHLQTPSVAKIVDALNAMGPIPATFWLMAAQRGPLTLLTRSSPQTIVPYYYLSTYFDCTNCHAINLDQREWQWWAQSETPGISPYVPLVVPISGGITVRQILVYPPHGSPQLMPITATTGFAYLTGRVLHAALTVPVESYKFVLGKVGESVKVHAHFTSQSVAVHITIHAHGIIMSTPPGVIVTRDMEEIASHQAAQRIAAESLTAIRWANETHTDPFGFAKSAAWAHPILAAQFSPEQLTQLPIHAQVTVKFQVLGEGVSR, from the coding sequence ATGGCCCGGTGGCAATGGAAACCATGGATTATGGCACTTCTTCTCCCCATGATCACCGGATGCTGGGATCAACGGCCTATTGAGCAAGAAGCCATTGTGGTCGGCATGGGAGTAACACGTAATCACCAGTGGACGATGGTTTTTCCCAATGTGGCAGTCAGCGTCGGCAGTCTCACCGGGATACCGCCCAGCCAGCAGTTCTATTCGGTCACTGTAAAAGCCAAGACATGGCCCCAAGCCCTAGAAGAAGCGCAAGCAGCCATCGACCGCAATATTTCCTTTGGAGAACTTCAGGTCTTAGCATTGGACCGTCATCTACAGACCCCATCTGTCGCGAAAATAGTCGATGCGTTAAATGCCATGGGTCCGATCCCTGCAACGTTTTGGTTGATGGCCGCCCAGCGAGGTCCTCTGACCCTTCTAACCCGGAGCTCACCTCAAACCATCGTCCCCTATTATTACCTGTCAACCTATTTTGATTGCACCAATTGTCATGCCATCAATTTGGATCAACGCGAATGGCAGTGGTGGGCTCAATCAGAAACGCCTGGTATATCACCTTACGTACCGCTTGTCGTGCCGATTTCCGGAGGAATAACAGTGCGGCAAATTCTTGTTTATCCTCCCCATGGCTCTCCACAGTTGATGCCTATTACAGCCACGACCGGGTTTGCTTATTTAACCGGTCGTGTGCTCCATGCCGCACTCACCGTACCCGTCGAATCTTATAAATTTGTGCTCGGCAAAGTCGGGGAATCCGTGAAGGTTCATGCCCATTTCACTTCTCAATCCGTGGCTGTACACATTACCATTCATGCCCATGGCATCATTATGTCGACACCCCCAGGGGTGATTGTGACCCGTGACATGGAAGAAATCGCATCCCATCAGGCCGCCCAACGAATTGCTGCCGAGTCCCTAACAGCTATACGCTGGGCCAATGAGACCCATACCGATCCCTTTGGATTTGCCAAGAGTGCCGCATGGGCTCATCCCATTCTCGCTGCTCAATTCAGTCCTGAGCAGTTGACCCAGTTACCTATTCATGCACAGGTTACCGTAAAATTTCAGGTACTTGGAGAAGGAGTTTCACGTTAA
- a CDS encoding GerAB/ArcD/ProY family transporter gives MEPIEPIGRGQFFLMTAVSVVAGGVYIWPQTVISESGRDAAWAIALSIATAMILVWLQTLWPPKTVGATELGRMHSLWGFFRWPVFMATALLYVLLDGALLALFSQLLSIAFYPRTPRLVFTLSIALLCTWFASKSLTHLARTVQFWFPLVIGSFLLLTLLSLGNLRNPVAILPSSQIQLLPIGRGFVATWYLWIQGELIVTAGGHVRGTSWTVIRRWALAAIAFQGLIIILIYVLVIGTLGPDAAVTLEWPLIYIFSNLTVQTAFISRPGLLIMIAWVVALILYLTVHLWVLSTNLQEGWHLRERYRIIVIVAVAGQWLLIAHFLPSPIVATHLVVRAIDPVALTVTVFTTVSAVVLSLWHHSQHET, from the coding sequence ATGGAGCCGATAGAACCGATTGGTCGAGGCCAATTTTTCCTAATGACTGCTGTCTCTGTCGTGGCAGGCGGTGTGTATATTTGGCCCCAAACTGTGATTAGTGAATCCGGACGTGATGCAGCTTGGGCCATCGCCCTATCGATTGCCACCGCCATGATTTTGGTTTGGTTACAGACACTCTGGCCTCCGAAAACAGTGGGAGCGACGGAACTCGGGCGCATGCATTCTTTATGGGGATTTTTCCGGTGGCCCGTATTTATGGCCACCGCTTTGCTCTATGTTCTTCTCGATGGGGCATTGCTTGCGCTTTTTAGCCAGCTCTTGTCCATCGCATTTTATCCCCGAACCCCCCGGCTGGTATTCACACTCAGTATTGCCCTGCTCTGCACTTGGTTTGCCAGTAAATCCCTGACGCATTTGGCCCGCACCGTGCAATTTTGGTTTCCCCTAGTCATTGGTTCCTTTCTTCTTCTCACCCTGTTATCCTTGGGTAATCTACGCAATCCGGTAGCCATTCTCCCCTCCAGTCAAATTCAACTGCTCCCCATTGGCCGGGGATTTGTGGCTACCTGGTATCTTTGGATCCAAGGGGAACTGATCGTGACAGCCGGAGGCCATGTTCGCGGTACCAGCTGGACGGTCATTCGGCGGTGGGCTTTAGCCGCTATCGCTTTTCAAGGTTTAATTATCATCCTGATTTATGTTTTGGTAATCGGTACCTTGGGCCCCGATGCGGCCGTTACCCTAGAATGGCCCCTGATTTATATTTTTTCCAATTTAACCGTTCAAACAGCATTCATTAGCCGCCCCGGACTGCTCATTATGATCGCATGGGTCGTCGCGTTGATTCTTTATCTCACAGTGCACTTATGGGTCTTATCCACCAATCTTCAAGAAGGCTGGCATCTAAGAGAGCGTTATCGCATCATCGTGATCGTCGCCGTTGCGGGACAATGGCTTCTCATTGCCCATTTCTTACCCAGTCCCATTGTCGCCACGCACCTGGTCGTACGAGCTATTGATCCCGTCGCCTTAACCGTGACCGTTTTCACCACAGTCAGCGCCGTTGTGCTAAGCCTCTGGCATCACTCCCAGCATGAAACATAA
- a CDS encoding ketopantoate reductase family protein, protein MTVLVIGAGALGSYFGGKLIQEGVPVTFLVRSGRYQQIQKDGLVVHSVHGDFHLHPPILQRISSASHYDVVFLAVKSYHLPNLWDTLDQLVTQGSVIIPLLNGVAHMDELLARYGPEHVLGGICYTEATLLPSGVVEQTSPMQELVVGSVTGNLPANIAFLGEAFARQGVQFTESPNIMTDMWIKYIFLVVFSAATTVFKNSIGEILADEHSASWLSYALEETITVARSLQVALPEDIHSRIWNRIQSLPLSMTSSMFKDSQRGYPLEVEHLQGYLTRQAWTYHVQIPRMETAYWALRPLALGQNIAKMA, encoded by the coding sequence ATGACTGTTTTGGTAATTGGAGCTGGTGCATTAGGCAGTTATTTTGGTGGAAAACTGATTCAAGAAGGCGTCCCGGTAACATTTTTAGTTCGTTCCGGTCGTTACCAACAAATTCAAAAGGACGGACTTGTGGTACACAGTGTCCACGGGGATTTTCATCTGCATCCGCCCATTTTGCAAAGGATTTCATCCGCGAGTCATTACGATGTCGTGTTTTTGGCGGTAAAAAGCTATCACCTGCCCAATCTGTGGGATACATTAGATCAATTAGTGACTCAAGGAAGTGTTATCATTCCTTTATTAAATGGCGTCGCCCACATGGATGAATTGCTCGCTCGTTATGGACCAGAGCATGTTTTAGGTGGAATATGCTACACCGAGGCGACACTTCTACCCAGTGGTGTCGTTGAACAAACGAGTCCAATGCAAGAACTGGTGGTGGGTTCTGTCACCGGAAATCTTCCGGCGAACATAGCATTTCTTGGGGAAGCTTTTGCACGACAAGGAGTGCAATTCACCGAGAGCCCAAATATTATGACAGATATGTGGATTAAATATATTTTTTTGGTGGTGTTCAGTGCGGCTACGACGGTATTTAAGAATAGCATCGGGGAAATTTTAGCGGATGAACACAGCGCCTCATGGTTATCCTATGCTCTGGAGGAGACCATAACGGTAGCTCGTTCCCTTCAAGTGGCTTTGCCCGAGGACATACATAGCCGCATTTGGAACCGAATTCAAAGCCTCCCTTTATCCATGACCTCATCAATGTTTAAAGATTCTCAGCGGGGATATCCGCTAGAAGTGGAACATCTTCAAGGATATCTTACACGTCAGGCATGGACATATCATGTGCAAATTCCGCGCATGGAAACGGCTTATTGGGCTTTAAGACCTTTGGCCTTGGGGCAAAATATTGCGAAGATGGCCTGA